The region ACCTGACCGTGCTAAAAAAGTAGGTGTATTCGTAAAGCAGAGCGCAGCGGAAGTAATCGAAATTCTGAAAAACGGCGCGCTTGATTTTGCTCAGCTGCACGGCGGACAGAACGAGGAGTTCTGTGAGGCTGTTGGCAAAGAGCAGGTAATTAAAGTGCTCTGGCCTCAGAAATATGAATCCGTAAAAGAGTTTCAGGCAGATATTGACCGTTTTGCTCCTCATTGCGCATACATGCTTTTTGATGCCGGTAAGTCCGGCGGCGGACATGGCATGTCCATGGAATTTGAGGTTTTTAAAAAAGTGACCATTCCGGTTCCATGGCTTTTGGCGGGTGGCCTCTCCGCCGATAATCTACAAGAGGCCTTAAGCATAGCTAAACCAAGCGGGGTTGACCTGAATTCCGGTGTGGAATCAGAACCCGGCAAGAAAGATAAGATGAAACTGGCTGCGGCTTTTGCAGCCATTAATTAAAAACAATTTGCCAGACAAGGCGGCGAAGCCCTACTAAAAGTTTTTGAAGAGTCCAGAGAAATTTTTCCCCAAAAGTTTCTTTGGCCCCCTGAGGGCTGCCGGAGGCATATAAAAATAAGGAAAAGATCATGAAACGAGGATATTTTGGAGATTACGGCGGACAGTTTGTACCTGAACTGCTTATGCCGCCGCTGCTTGAGCTGGAAGAGGCCATGGAAAAGATCATGAAGTCCGCTGAATTTCAGCAGGAATTCACCCGTCTGCTGACTGATTTCGTCGGTCGTCCCACAGCGCTCACCCATTGCGCGAATATTTCCCGCGAACTGGGCTTTAACCTATGGCTTAAGCGTGAAGACCTCGCCCACACCGGCGCTCACAAAGTTAACAACACCGTCGGTCAGGCTTTGCTGACCAAGATGATGGGCAAGCCTATGCTTCTGGCTGAAACCGGGGCCGGTCAGCATGGCGTTGCCACCGCTACCGCCGCGGCTCTGCTTGATCTTGACTGTGAAATTTACATGGGCGCTCTGGATGTAAAACGTCAGTCTCACAATGTGCGCCGCATGGAACTTCTGGGTGCCAAGTGTGTTCCTGTTGAGTCCGGTACCCAGACTTTGAAAGACGCCATCAATGCCGCCCTGCGGAAATGGATCGCTGACCAGCGTACAACTCATTACTGCTTCGGTACTGCCGCGGGCCCGCATCCTTTCCCGCTTCTGGTTCGTGAATTTCAAGCCATCATCGGCCGCGAAGCCAAAGCCCAGTTCAAAGAAAAAACAGGTGAACTTCCTTATATGGTAGTTGCCTGCGTTGGTGGCGGTTCCAACGCCATCGGAATGTTTCATGAATTCGTACAGGAAGAATCTGTCAAGATAGTCGGTGTTGAAGCTGCGGGAACCGGTGAACCCGGCTGTACCAACTCCGCGCCGATCAATCTGGGGACTCCCGGCGTGCTGCACGGTATGAATACCCTGCTGCTCCAGACCGAGGAAGGACAGATTCTGCCTTCCCATTCAATCGCACCCGGCCTTGATTACCCCGGCGTAGGACCGGAACACGTGCATCTGCATGCTTCCGGCCGCGCTACCTACGGCTCTGTCAATGACCATCAGGCCTTGAATGCATTCCAGATGCTTTGCCGCAGGGAAGGAATTCTGCCGGCTCTTGAAAGTTCACACGCTGTTGCATGGGTGCTGGAGAATCGTGACTCCATCCCCAAAGATGCCAACGTAATAGTCAACTTGTCCGGTCGCGGCGACAAGGACATGGGCATTCTGGAAGACTACCTCGCCGAGCATGGAAAATAAGGGGATATTAAAATGAGTATTACCAAACTTGCAGATAAAATTAATGAGGCCAAAGCTCAGGGACGTATAGGACTGATTCCTTTTCTGCCCGGTGGATATCCTAATCGAGATCAGTTCTGGAAAGAAATTCTGGAACTTGATGAGCACGGCGCGGACATAATCGAGATCGGCATGCCTTTTTCCGATCCTGTGGCAGACGGACCTGTAGTCGAGGCCGCATCTCTGAAATGTCTTGCTGACGGAATTAATCTGAGATGGATTCTGTCCGGTCTTTCTGAAAATCGCGCAAAGATCAATGCCGGGGTGCTGCTTATGGGGTATTACAACCCGGTGTTGCAGTACGGACTGGAAGATTTTGCCAAGGATGCCTGCGCGGCCGGGGTAAACGGACTTATCATCGCTGACCTGCCTTATGAGGAAGGCGTGGAATTTCGTGATCTGCTCGCCAAGTACGACATAGCGCTTATCCCGCTGGTCGGCCTGAATACCGAGCCTGAGCGCATGGCCCTTTATTCCAAGGGTGGCAACGGTTTTTGTTATTATGTATCAGTACTTGGAACTACGGGAGGAACGGCTTCATTGCCTGAAGAAATCAAGGAAGGTCTTGCCAAGGCACAGGAAGTTTTTGATATTCCGGTGGCTCTCGGTTTCGGCCTTAAAGAGCCAGCTCAGCTCAAGGAGCTTGAAGGGCTGGTCGATGCTGCTGTTTTCGGCTCCGCGCTGATCAAGCACATTGACTCCGGCAAAAGTTCTGCTGAATTTATGAAAGTCTGGAAGTAAGATTTGTCTTCGGCGTCCAGAGGAAACCCTTTTGCAAAAGGGTTTCCTCTGGACCTCTTTCCCAAAAACTTATGAAAGGACTTCGTTACGTTATTGGTGAAGCCTGCTGTTCAGGAGAAATTATGAATCAAGATGAATTTACTCGTAAGGCAAAGAAATGGGATAGCAACCCGGAACGCAAACGTATTGCAGATAATTTTGCCGCTGCAGTGGAAAAGGCGGTTGATTTTACGGAAAAAAGTGAAGTCCTTGATTTTGGCTGCGGAACGGGACTGGTCGGCCTGCGTTTCGGCAAAAGAGTTAAGACTCTCTATGCACTTGATACATCCGCAGCCATGCTGGATATGCTTAATGCAAAATTAGCGGATGAAGATTTCGGCAATGTCGTGGTGATTCCGGTGGCTCTTCATGAAGCTGTATTGAGGAATGATTCGCTCGATGCAATCTTCACATCCATGGCTATGCACCATGTTGAGAACCTGCCGGAAGTGCTGGAGCAGATGCGAAAATTATTAAAGAAGGACGGCAAGCTGGTTATCGGGGAACTTCTGCCGGAGGACGGCAGTTTTCACGGTGATAATGTTGTGCCTTATAATGGGTTTGAACCGGAATATTTAGCTGAAATGGTTACCAATGCCGGATTTTATGCCGTGGAGCATCAGAATCTGGGCATCTACAATAAGCCTGATAAAGAAGGCGTTGTCCGCCAGTACGGGACATTTGTTTTGATTGGACGGAAGTAGGGCTATCTTAGCCTTTCAAATAGCCCCGCTCAATCATTCCGGCCTCGTCCTGAAAGCAGCCCATGGCTGTGAGCATTGGTATGAAACCCATTTTTTTGTAGAATCCTTCCTTACCCGGCACCGCATAGAGTATGGTGCTTACTGACCCGAGCCTTTCCATCATGGCGGTCATCATTTTTTTGCCGAGTCCGATTGATTGGTATTCCGGGAGAATACAGAGGTCGTAGATTGCGGCTTGGAATTCACCGTCGCTGATCGCCCGGGCAAAGCCGATGAATTTATTACCATCTTTGGCAAAGCAGAGCAGTTCGCTGTTTGCGGCAGCTCGGGACAGTTTTTCAGGATCGCGGGTTCCTAAAGGTGCTTTTTCAAAAATTTCAGCTATCTTTTCCCAATCGATATTTTCCGGTTTAAAGCTCAGAGTAATGTTCATTATGTGCTCAATTATTTTGGGGTTTTTCCGGCCAGATAATTTTCCAGTCCCTGACCCGATCATTAATTATGTTGGCCTGATGCAAAGCGCGGTACAATGTTCCGTTGTTACGCATTATCTGCAGCCCTTTCTCAAGAGCTTCGTATATCTTTTTTCCTCTTTTCCTCTTTTTTGAAATCATGAAGTGCCTGCTGTATGGAAACTTTATTTTGACTCCTTTTACCAGTTGAAGACCGCAGGTGTTCAAGTAGCTGCTGTTAATATCCTTGGGGAATTCAAGTATGGTGTAGTCCGCTCTTTTACGGGCAAGCATCTCAAAAATGAGGGGGTAAGTGGGGGCTGTCTGGATTATTTTATTGCCCATTCTGCGAAGTGTCTTCCTGTCTAATTCCCATGACATTCCGACTATGGGAACATGTTGAATCAGATCGCTGAGATTTGGAGTTTTTTTAAGTAATTCTGAATAATCACATGCGTATATCCCTTTTTCAAATTCTCCCTTGCTTATGAATGGAGAGGTTTTATACACGGTGTTGTCAAACTGGTCTTCCCACATGTCTGTTGCGAGAATATGGACTTTTCCTTTCTTGAGTTCGGAAATGCAGCGGGTGTAATTGGGGTAGGGAATAAACTCAAATTTTGCATTCATTCCTCCAAGACTTAAAGCCTGCTGCATTATGATCAGCGCTATTGCCGGGCGGCTGGCGTGTGGGGAACTATAGTCATGTATTTCAAGAGGATTACCGCCTTTTTCACTAACCATTTTGTCGTATGTCTCTTTGTTCAGCTCAATTCCTGCAACATAAATGGGCGGCTCCGCGCGCAAAGATGCCGGGCAGAGCAGAATCGCGAATAATATATATATGAAAATTTTCATATTTCGTTCCTCATGGTACGAGGCTTATACTATTTAGAAGATAATGTAACTATTAACTTAAATCCCTTATTGCAGTTTTTCGCACTTATTTCACCATCGTGGATGCGGACGATTTTTTTTGCGGCGGCAAGTCCAAGTCCTGAGCCGGGTATTTCCTGCGCCTTCAGTCTATGAAAAGGATTGAAAATTTCTTCCAGATCATCTTCCTGAAGTGGAATATGGGTGTTTGTTACCTCTATTTTAACGGTTTCTTTTACTCTAAAC is a window of Maridesulfovibrio sp. DNA encoding:
- a CDS encoding phosphoribosylanthranilate isomerase — its product is MSMLVKVCGMTSKHDVSMCAEQGADFLGFIFHPSSPRNVDTDFARSVKPDRAKKVGVFVKQSAAEVIEILKNGALDFAQLHGGQNEEFCEAVGKEQVIKVLWPQKYESVKEFQADIDRFAPHCAYMLFDAGKSGGGHGMSMEFEVFKKVTIPVPWLLAGGLSADNLQEALSIAKPSGVDLNSGVESEPGKKDKMKLAAAFAAIN
- the trpB gene encoding tryptophan synthase subunit beta is translated as MKRGYFGDYGGQFVPELLMPPLLELEEAMEKIMKSAEFQQEFTRLLTDFVGRPTALTHCANISRELGFNLWLKREDLAHTGAHKVNNTVGQALLTKMMGKPMLLAETGAGQHGVATATAAALLDLDCEIYMGALDVKRQSHNVRRMELLGAKCVPVESGTQTLKDAINAALRKWIADQRTTHYCFGTAAGPHPFPLLVREFQAIIGREAKAQFKEKTGELPYMVVACVGGGSNAIGMFHEFVQEESVKIVGVEAAGTGEPGCTNSAPINLGTPGVLHGMNTLLLQTEEGQILPSHSIAPGLDYPGVGPEHVHLHASGRATYGSVNDHQALNAFQMLCRREGILPALESSHAVAWVLENRDSIPKDANVIVNLSGRGDKDMGILEDYLAEHGK
- a CDS encoding class I SAM-dependent methyltransferase translates to MNQDEFTRKAKKWDSNPERKRIADNFAAAVEKAVDFTEKSEVLDFGCGTGLVGLRFGKRVKTLYALDTSAAMLDMLNAKLADEDFGNVVVIPVALHEAVLRNDSLDAIFTSMAMHHVENLPEVLEQMRKLLKKDGKLVIGELLPEDGSFHGDNVVPYNGFEPEYLAEMVTNAGFYAVEHQNLGIYNKPDKEGVVRQYGTFVLIGRK
- the trpA gene encoding tryptophan synthase subunit alpha; the protein is MSITKLADKINEAKAQGRIGLIPFLPGGYPNRDQFWKEILELDEHGADIIEIGMPFSDPVADGPVVEAASLKCLADGINLRWILSGLSENRAKINAGVLLMGYYNPVLQYGLEDFAKDACAAGVNGLIIADLPYEEGVEFRDLLAKYDIALIPLVGLNTEPERMALYSKGGNGFCYYVSVLGTTGGTASLPEEIKEGLAKAQEVFDIPVALGFGLKEPAQLKELEGLVDAAVFGSALIKHIDSGKSSAEFMKVWK
- a CDS encoding GNAT family N-acetyltransferase translates to MNITLSFKPENIDWEKIAEIFEKAPLGTRDPEKLSRAAANSELLCFAKDGNKFIGFARAISDGEFQAAIYDLCILPEYQSIGLGKKMMTAMMERLGSVSTILYAVPGKEGFYKKMGFIPMLTAMGCFQDEAGMIERGYLKG